A segment of the Parasynechococcus marenigrum WH 8102 genome:
CTCGCCGGCTTCAAACGCCTTCATCAGCTCCATTTCCAGCTTGGCTGTCTCCATGAAATTGAGGCGCTTCAGCCAGAGCATGGGGAGACTTGATAGGACCGACAGTCTGCCCGGCTCAGCTGCGGATCCATTCGGTGATTCCACCGGGTTTGTCGATCAGCTCAATGCCTTGGGCCGTCAGCTCGTTACGGATCCGATCGGCCTCTGCGTAATTCTTCGCGGCTTTGGCGGCCTTGCGAGCTGCGATAGTCGCATCGATGGACTCGTCGTCCATGTTGGATTGCCCTGAGGTTTCTCCGCGCAAACCCAGAACAACGGCGAGTTCCCGCAGCAGTTGCCAACGGGGGGCAAGGTTTCGGATGTCGGCTTCGGGTAGGCCTGGCTCATCTCCACGCTCGAGTCGATTGGCCAGTGCTCGCAGGGGTTTAGCCAGATCAAACAACACCGCCAGTGCGCCAGAACTGTTGAGGTCGTCCTCCATGGAACCGATGAATTGCTGCTCGAGGGCCTGAAGCGCCTCAGCGTCGGGACTGGTTTGAGGACCGATGGCATCCTCTGACAGGGCAGCGGGACTGGGCCAGCCAAGTTGGTCGCTGTAGCGCTCACCCAGGCCTAAAGCGGCATTCAGCCCCTTCCAGCCCGTGGCCGCGGCTTCAAGGGCCTCCGCAGTGAAGTCGAGTGGTTTGCGGTAGTGGGCCTGCAGCACAAACAGGCGCAGGGTCATGGGGGAGACACCGCTCTCCAGCAGGGCGCGGATGGTGGTGAAGTTGCCGAGCGATTTGCTCATCTTCTGGCCGCCCACGTTCACCATGCCGTTGTGCATCCACACGCGGGCGAGTTCCTTCCCCGTTGCCGCCTCGGACTGGGCGATTTCATTTTCGTGGTGGGGGAACACCAGATCGGCGCCACCGAGGTGGATATCGATCGTGTCCCCCAGTTCCGCCCGCACCATGGCGGAACACTCAATGTGCCAGCCGGGCCGCCCTTCACCCCAGGGGGAGGGGAAGCTGGGTTCACCAGGCTTGGCCCCTTTCCAAAGGGCGAAGTCGAAGGGGTGCTGCTTGCGGGCTTCCTCAGCATCAGC
Coding sequences within it:
- the cysS gene encoding cysteine--tRNA ligase is translated as MSLRLTNTLTRRTEPFTPLTPGKASIYCCGVTVYDLCHLGHARSYINWDVLRRFLIWRGLEVTFVQNFTDIDDKILKRAAEQNSSMTEVSERNIDAFHQDMDALGILRPDRMPRATQCLDGIRSLIGELEAKGAAYSADGDVYFAVMKHAGYGKLSGRDLSEQQDNAAGRVADAEEARKQHPFDFALWKGAKPGEPSFPSPWGEGRPGWHIECSAMVRAELGDTIDIHLGGADLVFPHHENEIAQSEAATGKELARVWMHNGMVNVGGQKMSKSLGNFTTIRALLESGVSPMTLRLFVLQAHYRKPLDFTAEALEAAATGWKGLNAALGLGERYSDQLGWPSPAALSEDAIGPQTSPDAEALQALEQQFIGSMEDDLNSSGALAVLFDLAKPLRALANRLERGDEPGLPEADIRNLAPRWQLLRELAVVLGLRGETSGQSNMDDESIDATIAARKAAKAAKNYAEADRIRNELTAQGIELIDKPGGITEWIRS